The following are from one region of the Dreissena polymorpha isolate Duluth1 chromosome 2, UMN_Dpol_1.0, whole genome shotgun sequence genome:
- the LOC127870462 gene encoding serine protease inhibitor Cvsi-2-like, with protein sequence MKAVLSAALFAFVLALAYTEECRSTADCGHVTCPENDYTLDCEHKQCTCTHTTANCTAVGDCRGNCDRDWHCVDGRCRCGFGFGGNPVGK encoded by the exons ATGAAAGCCGTTCTGTCAGCAGCTTTGTTTGCCTTTGTATTGG CTCTGGCCTACACCGAGGAGTGCCGAAGCACCGCCGATTGCGGTCACGTGACCTGTCCGGAAAACGATTACACGCTTGACTGCGAACACAAACAGTGCACATGCACCCACA CGACCGCCAACTGCACCGCTGTTGGTGATTGCCGTGGCAACTGTGACCGAGACTGGCACTGCGTTGACGGCAGGTGTCGCTGTGGATTCGGATTCGGGGGCAACCCAGTGGGGAAatag